CCCGCGGCGAGAAGGACGGACGCCATGGAGGCAGCCATTCCCACGCAGATGGTCGAGACGTCCGGCTTGATGAAGTTCATGGTGTCGAGGATGCCGAGACCGGCGTACACCTCGCCGCCGGGAGAGTCGATGTAGAGCGAGATGTCCTTGTCGGGATCCTGGCTCTCCAGGTGCAGCAGCTGCGCGATCACGAGGTTCGCGGAGTCGCGGGTAATCTCCTCGCCCAGAAAGACGATGCGGTCGTTCAGCAGGCGCGAGTAGATGTCGTAGCTGCGCTCGCCACGCGGCGTCTGCTCAACGACGTAGGGGATGAGGGGCGTGTTCATGGGGTTGTGCATGCGTTCTCCTTCTTGCCGGAACGTAGGGCCGGCCGTCAGAACATGGGACCTGTCCCATGCAATGCTACTACGATGGGTGCAAAAAGCGCTCCGAGGTACCTGTTACCCTCGGAGCGCTTCTCGTAGTCTAAGGTATCGAGAGTTACTCGGCGTCCTCGGAATCCGCACCCTCGGCCTTCGCGCGGGCCTCGGCGATCTCGTCCACGACGGTCACGGGAGCGTTCTCGACCATCCAGTCCACAGCCTTGGAGCGGCGGATGGACTCGCGGATGGCGGGCAGCTGGCCGCCCTTCTTGAACTCCTCGATGCGGGCGTCGACGTCGTCGACGTTGGCCTTCTCGAACTCGGCGCGCACGTCCTCGTCGGTGGCCTCGAGGCCGAGCTTGTCGGCCAGGGCGTCGAGCGCCAGGGACTGGCGGGCACGCTCCTCGGCCTGCTCGTGGAGGTCGTTCACGAAGTCCTGGCTCTTGATGTTGCGAGCCGCGAGGTACATGTCAAGGCTGATGCCCTGGCGCTGGAGCTGACCGAGGACCTCCTGGCCGAGCTCGTTGAACACCTGGTTGAGGTAGGCCTCGGGGACCTCCTCAAGCGTGAGGTGCTTGCCGATCTCCTCGACGACGCGGTCCTCCTTGAGGGACGGAAGGCTGGACTTCTTGTCGTTCTCGATGTCCTCCTTCAGGGCGTCGCGAAGCTCCGCGACGGTGTCGAAGCCGAAGTTCTTCTTCGCGAACTCGTCGTCGAGCTCGGGGGTGACGGACTTCTTGATGGCCTTCAGGGTGACGGAGACCTCGTAGTTGCGCTCGTTCTCGCCCTGCTTCTCGGTCCAGGCGATGTCCTTCTGGTCGCCCTTCTTCATGCCGACGACGCCCGCCACGAACTCCTCCGGCAGGTAGGCGCTCGAGAGGTTCAGCTGGCGGTCGGTGCCGGCCAGTCCGGACTTCTGCTCGACCTTGTCCTCGACGTCCAGGGAGACGACGTCGTCCTTGGTGGCCTCGCGGTCCTCCTCGACGTCCTCGTAGGTGTTGTGGTAGCTCATGAGCTGCTCGAGCTGCTGGTCGATCTCGGCCTCGGTGGCCTCCTCGGGAGGCATGTTGATGGCCGGCGCGTCATAGCTGTCCAGCTCGCAGGTGGGCGGCACGCTCACGGTCACGGTAGCGGTGAAGTCCTCGTGCTCCACGACGGCCAGCGGATCCTCGCCGTAGTCGGGGCTCTCCACGGGGACGATGTCGAGCTCCTCGAGCATCGCGGGCTGGGCATCGTTCATGAGGTCCTCGGTCGCCTGGCCAAGAACCGCGTCGCGGCCGACGATGCCGTCGATGACGGGGCGCGGGGTGTGGCCCTTGCGGAAGCCCTGGAACTGATACCTGTGAGAGATGTCCTTGTACGTGCGGGCGACGTACTTGTCGACCTCGGCGGCAGGGACGGTAATGGTGGCGACTACCTTGCCATTCTCGGGCTTCTCAGCGGTGACGGTGATGTTCAACGTTCCTCCAGTGTTCTCGTGCCAGGGGGCAGGGCCCACGTCTTGTCCCCTTGCGCAGTTACTCTGCTTTGCATTGGTGCGGGCGAAAGGATTTGAACCTTCACGAGATTTCTCCCACTGGAACCTAAATCCAGCGCGTCTACCAGTTCCGCCACGCCCGCCTGATTCATGCACAGCCTATGCATGATAGCAAACGTTACGCATTTTACCCCGCTGCCCGCAAATCTTTCCATGCGAGCTGCGCAAAAAGGCCCCTCGAGCGAGGGGCCCATCCTAGCGCAGGTCCTGCAGCGCGTACACGTCCAGCTCGCGGTCCCTCACCACCGCGAGCGCCTGCACGAGCGCGACCGTCGCCGAGAGTGCCGTCACGCACGTGATGCCACGGCTCACCGCCTCCTCGCGGATATTCGATCCGTCGCCGCGCGAGTCGTGCCCATGCGGCGTGTTGATGATGAACGTGATCCGCCCAGACCGCATCTCGTCGATCGCGTTCGGGTGCCCCTCGCTCAGGCGCTGGCACGCCTCGCACTCGATGCCGGCGGCGCGCAGCGTCTTCGCAGTCCCCCGTGTCGCAAGGATGTCGTAGCCCAAGCCCCTCAGCGCAAGCGCCACGGGCGCGATGGCGCGCTTGTCGCGGTCGCACACGCTCACGAACACCGTGCCGCGCTCAGGCATCTTGTACTCGATGGCCTGTCGCGTCTTCGCGTACGCCTCCGGGAAGCTGCGCGCGATGCCCATGACCTCGCCCGTAGACCTCATCTCGGGGCCAAGCTCCACGTTCGCGCCCGGGAAGCGCGACCACGGCATCACGGCCTCCTTCACCGCGAAGTAGCCCACCTCCCGGTCCTCCGGCGGCAACCCGAGGTCGCGGATCTTCTCGCCCGCCATCACGCGCGCGGCGCAGCGCGCGAGGCTCACGCCGGACGCCTTGGACGAGAAGGGCACGGTCCTGCTGGCCCGGGGGTTGAGCTCGATCACGAACACCTGCTCGTCCTTGACGGCGTACTGCACGTTGAGCGGCCCGACGATCCCGACGGCGAGCGCGAGCTGGCGCGTGATCTGCCGCACGCGCGCAACGATAGCGTCCGAGAGCGAGAAGCACGGGTAGCAGCACGCGGAGTCGCCGGAGTGGATGCCGCACTCCTCGATGTGCTCCAGCACGGAGCCAACGTAGCACTCGTCGCCGTCCGCGAGCGCGTCCACGTCCAGCTCGATGGCGTCCTCCAGGAAGGCGTCCAGGTAGACGGGGTGGTCGGGCGACACGTGCGCCGCGGCGGCCATGTACGTGGACAGGTCGTCGTCGCCGTACACGATGGCCATGCCGCGCCCGCCCAGCACGTAGCTCGGCCGCACGAGCAGCGGAAAGCCAAGGCTGCGGGCGACGCTTCTGGCCTCGTCCACGGTCTGGGCCGTGGAGCTGGGCGGATAGGCGACGCCCAGCCTGTCGAGCAGCCGGCTGAAGCGGTCGCGGTCCTCCGCAAGGTCTATGGCGTCCGGCTGGGTGCCCATGATGGGCACGCCCGCCGCCTTCAGCCTGTGGGCGAGGTTGATGGGCGTCTGACCGCCGAGCGTGACGATCACGCCCCGCGGCCGCTCAACCTCCACCACGTTCATGACGTCCTCGAACGTGAGCGGCTCGAAGTACAGGCGGTCCGACGTGTCGTAGTCCGTCGAGACGGTCTCGGGGTTGCAGTTCACCATCACGGTCTCGAACCCGCGCTCGCGCAGCGCCGCGCTCGCGTGCACGCAGCAGTAGTCGAACTCGATGCCCTGGCCAATGCGGTTGGGCCCGGCGGAGAGGATCATCACGCGCGGCTTCGCGCCCTCGGCGTGCTCACCTGCGGGCGCGGCACCCAGCACGGGCGCGGCCTCGTACGTGAGGTAGTGGTAGTCCGTCCGCGCGGAGAACTCGCCAGCGCACGTGTCCACCGTCTTGACGACGGGGCACACGCCCTCCACCTCGCGCAGTGCGCGCACCACCTCGGCGCTCGAGCCCGTGAGCCACGCGATCTGCTCGTCGGAGAACCCCATCTGCTTCGCGGCGAGCATCGTAGGCGCGCCCAGTCCCGCCAGGCCAAGCTCGCGTATGCGCCCGCCCGCGACGACGATGTCGCGGATCCTCCCCAGGAACCACGCGTCGATACCGCTCAGGGCGTGCACGCGCGCCACGTCCCAGCCGCGGCGCAACGCCTCGGCCACGTGGAATATGCGCTGTGGCGTGGGGGTGGAAACGCGCTCCTCCAGGTCCTTCTCGCCCAGCGCGGAAAGGTCGTCCACGCCGTCCATGCCCAGGCCGGCGCGCCCCTGCTCCAGCGAGCGCAGCGCCTTCTGCAGCGCCTCCTCGAACGTGCGGCCGATGGCCATGACCTCGCCCACGCTCTTCATGCGCGTGGTGAGCGTCTCGCTCGTGCCCTTGAACTTCTCGAACGCGAAGCGCGGCACCTTCACCACGCAATAGTCGATGGACGGCTCGAAGCACGCCGGCGTGGCGCGCGTGATGTCGTTCGTTATCTCGTCCAGCGTGTATCCCACGGCGAGAAGAGCGGCGGCCTTCGCTATGGGGAACCCCGTCGCCTTCGAGGCGAGGGCCGAGCTCCTGCTCACGCGCGGGTTCATCTCGATCACGATCACGCGGCCGTCCGTGGGGTTCACGGCAAACTGCACGTTGGAGCCGCCGGTGGCCACGCCCACCTTCTCCAGGATCGCGAGCGAGTAGTCGCGCAGGCGCTGCAGCTCCGCGTCGGAAAGCGTCTGGGCGGGCGCGACCGTTATGGAGTCGCCCGTGTGCACGCCCATGGGGTCGAGGTTCTCGATGGAGCAGATCACGATGCCGTTGCCCTGGGCGTCGCGCATCACCTCCATCTCGATCTCCTTCCAGCCCGCGATGGAGCGCTCCACCAGCACCTCGTGCTCCGGGCTGAGCGAGAGCCCCTGCCCGGCGATGAGCTCGAGCTCGCCCTCGTCGTGCGCCACGCCGCCGCCGGCGCCGCCCAGCGTGAAGCTCGGCCTGATGACGACGGGGTAGCCCAGGCGCGCCGCCACGGCGCGGGCATCGTCCAGGCTGTGAGCAAATCCGGAGTCCGCCACCTCCAGCCCCAGCTCGCCCATGGCCTTCGCAAACAGCTCGCGGTCCTCGCCCACGCGGATGGAGTCCAGGTCGCAGCCAATGACCTCCACGCCACACTCGTCCAGCACGCCGGACTCCCCCAGTGCGATCGCGCAGTTCAGCGCCGTCTGGCCGCCCATGTTGGGAAGTATGGCGTCCGGCCGCTCCTGGCGGATGACCCTGCCCACGGCCTCTGCCGTGAGCGGCTCCACGTACGTGCGGTCCGCGGTCTCCGGATCCGTCATGATGGTCGCCGGGTTCGAGTTCACCAGCACCACCTCGTAGCCCGCCTCGCGCAGCGCGCGGCACGCCTGCGTGCCAGAATAGTCAAACTCGCAGGCCTGGCCGATTACGATCGGGCCGGAGCCTATTATCAGGATCTTGTGTATGTCCTCGCGCCTGGGCATCAGAAACGCCTCCCCTCGCGCACGTCGATGTCAAGGCAGTCAAGGTCGCCTGCCATGAGCCGTGCGAATGACGTGAACAGGTACGCGGAGTCGTGCGGCCCCGGGCACGCCTCCGGGTGGTACTGCACGCTGAACGCGGGCACGTCCAGAAACTGCACGCCCTCCGGCGTCCCGTCGTTAAGGTTCACGTGGGTAAGCCTCACGCGGCCAAAGCGCTCGTTCATGACCACGGGCGCCACGTGGCGCTCGCTCCATGCGCGCAGGTCGCGCTCGTGCTCCGCAAAGCCGCCGGACTCCTCCGGCACGATGCTCCCCAAAGACTCGAACACCAGCCCGTAGTTGTGGTTCTGGGCCGTAATCTCCACCCTGCCGGTCAGCAGGTTCATCACGGGCTCGTTTCCGCCATGGTGCCCAAACGGCAGCTTCTCGATCGTCGCGCCCGCCGCAAGGGCCATCAGCTGGTTGCCCAGGCAGATGCCAAACACCGGCACCTTCCCCATCAGCTCGCGCGCCGCCTGCGCGGTTGCCTCAACCTGGGTGGGGTCGCCCGGCCCGTTCGAGAAGAACACGCCATCCGGCGCCGCGCCGTCCTGCCCAAGCGCAAGCACGCGCCTGGCCGGCGTGTCCCACGGCACCACGACCGTCTCGCACCCCACGGCGGCGAGTCCGTCCGCGATGCCGCGCTTTTCTCCGCAGTCGTACGCCACCACGCGGAAGCGCCGCTCCCCCGCCGCAGGCACCACGTACTCCTGCGCGGTCGATACGTCCGGCACGAAGTTGCGGCTCGATATGCAGGGCGCCTGGCACACGCGTGCCACAAGGCTCCTGGGGTCAAGGTCCTCCGTCGATATCGCGGCGCGCATGGCGCCTGCCGAGCGAATGCGCAGCGTGAGCGCACGGGTGTCCACGCCCTCGATCGCGACGACACCACCCTTGCGCAGCAGGTCCGTAAGGCTGCCCTCGCTCTGCCAGTTGCTGGGCTCGCGGCACATGTCGCGCACCACCAGTCCAGACAGCGCAAGCCCGCCGGACTGCATGGCGGCGGCGCTCACGCCGTAGTTTCCCACCTGCGGATACGTGAGCGTCACGATCTGCCCCGCGTAGCTGGGGTCGCTCACGATCTCCTGGTAGCCCGCCATCGAGGTGTTGAACACGATCTCCCCAAAGGCCTCTCCCCCGGCTCCGGCGCTCCGGCCCCTATACACCGTGCCGTCCTCAAGCGCCAGAAGCGCCTCCGCCGGCCGTTCCCTGCTCACAAGTGGGTTCATGCGACCATCCTCTCCGTGCCGCGCGCCAAAAAGAGGGACCCCACCCTTGGCGGAATCCCGAGTCATCACCTTGGCGCATGGTCATCCTTTACGGTATCTCCGTACCGTCCTTAAAGGTTGTTTCGCATTGTAGATGGTCTGTTATGCGTTTTAGTATCTATTCGTAGTCCTGTTTATAATTCTGTTACAAAGCGTCCGAGAAAAACGACGAGGCGGGACCGGACGCATGCCCGATCCCGCCTCCCTCATGTGCTTGCAAACACGGCTCGCCCGCGGGCGCCGCACGTCGCTATAAGACTTAGCGCTAGCAGATGCCCTGCGCCATCATCGCGTCGGCAACCTTGAGGAAGCCGGCGATGTTCGCACCAAACACCAGGTCGCCCTCGTGTCCGTACTCCTTGGCCGCGCCGGACGCAGCCGCGTAGATGGAGTCCATGATGCCGTGGAGCTTCTCGTCCACCTCGTCGAAGGACCAGGAGAGGTGCTCGTGGTTCTGGGACATCTCCAGACCGGACGTCGCGACGCCGCCGGCGTTCGCGGCCTTGCCGGGCGCGAAGTACACGCCGTTGGCCATCACGTACTCGGTCGCCTCGGTCGAGGTGGGCATGTTCGCGCCCTCGACCACGTACTTGCAGCCACCCGCGACGAGCTTCTTGGCGTCGTCGAGCTCGAGCTCGTTCTGCGTGGCGCACGGCATGGCGATGTCGCACTTCTCGCCCCAGGGGCGCTCGCCCTCGTGATAGGTGACGCCCGCCTTGCGCTCCGCGTACTCCTTGATGCGGCCGCGCTCGACCTGCTTGATCTGGCACAGCAGGTCGAAGTCGATGCCCTCGGGGTCATACACGTAGCCGTTGGAGTCGGAGCAGGTCACGACCTTGCCGCCAAGCTGCTCGGCCTTCTGGATGGCGTACTGTGCGACGTTGCCGGAGCCAGAGACCACGATGGTCTTGCCGTCGATGGAGTCGCCCTTCTCCTTCAGCATGTCCAGGAGGAAGTAGACGGCGCCGTAGCCGGTGGCCTCCGGACGCGCGAGCGAGCCGCCGTAAGAGAGGCCCTTGCCCGTGAGGACGGACTGCCAGGAGTTGGTGAGGCGCTTGTACTGGCCAAACATGTAGCCAATCTCGCGGCCGCCCGTGCCAATGTCACCGGCGGGGACGTCGGTGTCCGGGCCGATGTGCTTGACGAGCTCCGTCATGAAGGACTGGCAGAAGCGCATGACCTCGCTGTCGGACTTGCCCTTGGGGTCGAAGTCCGAACCGCCCTTGGCGCCGCCCATGGGAAGGGTGGTGAGGGAGTTCTTGAAGACCTGCTCGAAGCCCAGGAACTTGAGGATGGAGAGGTTCACGCTGGGGTGCAGGCGCAGGCCGCCCTTGTAGGGGCCGATCGCGGAATTGAACTGGATGCGGTAGCCGCGGTTCACCTGGACCTTGCCGGAATCGTCGACCCAGGGCACGCGGAAGATAACGATGCGCTCGGGCTCGACGAGGCGCTCGAGGAGGCCGGCCTTCTCGTACTCGGGGTGCCTGTCGAGGGCAGGCTGCAGGGTGGTCAGGACCTCCTTCGCGGCCTGGATGAACTCAGGCTGGTCAGAGTAGCGCTGTTCCAGATCGGCAATCACTCGCTCGGAATAGTTCATGTGCTAATCTCCTCTCCGTCCGCCCATGGGCAGACGACGCTTACGAGACATCGTAACCGATGCAAAATCAGAATAGTTATTACCTGGGTTCGAAACGGTTTCGAGCGGTTTTGCGTAACAGAATGTACACGCGGACGCAATTGCGGCTAAGCCACTGGCTTTTTAGGTCAGCCGCGCCAAGGCACGCCCTCCCGCAGTCCAACTAGTTGTGACGATTGCCAAATCGACGGTTGCCCAAACCGTCTGAGTACCCTATACTTTCAGAGCGGCTCCGGGGTGTGGCGCAGTTTGGTAGCGCATCTGCTTTGGGAGCAGAGGGTCGCTGGTTCGAATCCAGTCACCCCGACCATACGCGGCGGTAGTTCAATTGGTAGAGCAGCAGCCTTCCAAGCTGCCTGTTGCGGGTTCGAGTCCCGTCCGCCGCTCCATTGCACATGAGGCCACGGGTTTTTCCGTGGCCTTCTTGTTATTCGGCCCCCGCCCACCGCGCGACGCTGCATCCTCGTCCCGTCCTCCCCCGCCAACGCATGCCAATGGCGCTAGATTGTTTACAAGGCGATGGATGGGAGTCGAACCAGCATGAACGAAGGCCTTGGCAGGACGCTCGTGATAGCGAACCCCGCGGCGCACAGCGGCGACGGAGCCGCGGCCGCCGAGCGCGTGAAGAGGTTCTTCTCGTCCCACGCGAACGCGACAGACGGCTTCGAGCTTCGCCTTACCCAGGCACCGGGAGACGGGATGCGGATGGCGCGGGTGTCCGCTGACTTCGACACTATCGTCGCGCTTGGTGGCGATGGCATCATCCACGAGGTCGCAAACGGCCTCATGTCCGTGGCATCACGCGAGCGGCCGGCACTTGCCGTCGTCCCCGTCGGCTCGGGAAACGACTTCGCTCGCACCATCGGTGCCGCCACGAACGACCCAATCGCCGCCCTTGGGCAGATCCTGCGCGGGCGCAGGCGCGAGCTTGACCTCGGCCACGTCGCGAGCGACACCGGCGAGTCGGGCTACTTCGTGCAGACGCTCTCGTTTGGGCTCGACGCCGCCATCGCCCTCGACACGACCTACCGCCGCGCAGCGCAGACGCGCCAGAAGGGCTCAGGGCTGTTCGCGACGTCCGGCGTCAAGATCCTCTCCAAGGTCAGGGGCGAGGCGTCCGGCTATCCCTCGCGCGTCACCATGGACGGCGAGAAGGACGTCCGCCTGAACTCGATCGTGTTCGCCGTGCAGAACGGCCCCACGTACGGCGGCGGCTTCAGGATTTGCCCTGACGCCGAGCCGTACGATGGCAGCCTCGACCTTTGCTACAACGTGAGCGTACCCGCGCTTCCCCATGTCCTCGCGCTGTTCGCCCTTGCGCGCACGGGCAGGCACGTGGGGTCGCGCGCCATCGCCACAAGGAGGGTCAGGCATCTGCACATAGAGTTCCTGGAGCGCGAACCGCCATGCCAGGTGGACGGCGAGCCGCTCCATGGGCGCACGTACGACGTCGAGGTGCGGCCACGCTCCCTCGCGCTTATTGCACCAGCGCAATAGATGGCTGGCCACAGTCGGCCGTCCACCGCTTTCACCCGCGTAGCTGCCCTCAGGTCCCAAATCCCGCCATGCAAAGGGGGACGCCCTTTCGGACGTCCCCCTTGGTTGCCATAGAACCTGCAGCCTCGCTCTGCCTACTTCTGGGCGGCCTGGAGCATGACCTTGACCTCGGTGGCGGTCTTGAGCTTCATGACCTTCTCGGTCAGGGCGTCTGCCTCCTCCTTCGTCCACTCGGAGATGATCTTGCGGGTGCGCAGGATCGACGGGGCGGACACGGAGAACTCGTTCAGGCCGAAGGAGAGCAGCACCGGGATGAGCAGCGGGTCAGCTGCGGCCTCGCCGCACATACCGACCATGATGCCCTTCTCGCGGCCGGACTCGATGATCCTCTTGAGCGAGCGCAGGACGGCCGGCTGGTACACGGTGTACAGGTACGAGACGCGGTCGTTGCCGCGGTCGGCGCACATCGTGTAGCCGATGAGGTCGTTCGTGCCGATGGAGAAGAAGTCGCACTCCTCCGCGAGGTCGTCGGCGATGAGGGACGCGGCTGGCGTCTCGATCATGGTACCGACCTCGATGTCCTTGTTGTATGCGACGCCGCGCTCGTCCAGCTCCTTCTTGCACTCCTCGACGAGGGCCTTCGCCTGACGGACCTCGTCCAGGGTGGTGACAAGCGGCAGCATGATCTTCACGTCACCAAACGCGGAGGCGCGAAGCAGCGCAGTGAGCTGGACCTTGTACTGCTCGGGGTTGTTCAGGCAGTAGCGGACGGCACGGAAGCCCATGAACGGGTTGTCTTCGTGCTTAAGGTTGAGATACGGAATCTCCTTGTCGCCGCCCACGTCGAGCGTGCGTATGATGACCGGCTCGTCCTTCATGCGCAGGGCGACCTTCTGATACGCGGCAAACTGCTCGTCCTCGGTGGGGAGCTCCTTCGCGTCCATGAAAAGGAACTCGGAGCGGAAGAGGCCAACGCCCTCGGCATCGTGCTCCGCCGCCACGTTCGCGTCGTCCGGGTTGCCGATGTTCGCGACGAGAAGAACCTTCTCGCCGTCGCCGGTCACGGTCTCCTTGCCGCGGTAGGCCTCGAGAGCGGCCTTCTCCTCTGCGTAGGACTTAGCCTTCGCGCGATAGTTCTCCAGGACGTCGTCCTCGGGGTTGTTGATGACCTTGCCGAGGGTGCCGTCGACGATGACCATCTCACCGGACTTGATGTTCTTCGTGGCATCCGCGACGGAAAGGACTGCGGGGATCTCGAGTGCACGGGCGATAATGGCGGAGTGGGAGGTGCGGCCACCGGTCTCGGTGACGATGCCCGCGACGTTCTCCTTGTCGATGTCGGCGGTCATCGAGGGCGTGAGCTCCTCGACGACAACGATGGAGTTCTCCGGGAGGGACGACAGGTCGACGACCTGCTTGCCGAGGAGGTCGGCCAGAAGGCCGGTCTTGACGTCGGCGACGTCAGCCGCGCGCTCGCGGAAGAGCTCGTCGTCCATGTTGGAGAACATGTTGAAGTACATGTCGTATGCTTCGCTCACGGCCTGCTCGGCGCACATGCCGGAATCGATGGACCCGTTCACCATGTCCTTGATTCCCTCGTCCTCGGCGAACTCGATGTGCGCGCCCATGATGGCGGCGGCCTCCTCGCCCACCGACTGCTTCATGCGCTCGATCTGATTGTTCGTCTGGTCGACGAACTTTGCGAGAGCCTCGTTGTAGCGGGCCTTCTCGGCCTCCGGATCCTCGGGCTTCGTCGGGGTGAAGGACAGGTCGGGTGCGACCGCAACCTGCGCGACTCCAATGCCGTAGCCGTCAGAAGCATTTACGCCTTCGTACATCTAAACCTCCCATTTGCATTGCCAAGTGTCCCATGCACGTATAACCCTGGCGGTGACTCCCCCTTTGCCGCCGCCAGATAACATGGCTCTTCTCGCGCTACTTGCCCTGCTTCGCGATTATCTCGTTCAGGTTCTGGTAGACGCGGTCGATCGTCGCGCGCTTCGCGATGCCCTTGCTCGCCGCGGTCGCCGTGCCGCAGGCGGAAGCGAAGCGGAGCGCGGTCTCGTAGTCCGCACCCTCCTGTACCTTGGCCACGAAGCCGGCGACCATGGAGTCGCCCGCGCCGGTCGCGTTGACCAGGCGGATCTTCGCGGTCGGGACGGTGTGGACCTCGCCCTTCTCGTCGTACAGAAGCGAGCCGTGGCCGCCGCAAGAGACGATGACGTTGCGGGCACCGCGCTCGTGCAGCTCCTTCGCGAAGGGGATGCACTCCTCCGGGGTCTCGGGACGCGCGTCGAAGATGCGTCCGACCTCGTGGTTGTTGGGCTTGATGAGGAACGGCTCGTCCTCGAGGGACTCGAGCAGCAGCTGGCCGGGAGCGTCCACGACGAAGCGGATGCCACGGCCCTTCAGCCTCTTCATGATGATGCTGTACATGTCCTCGGGAAGCGACTTCGGGATGGAGCCGGTCAGGACCAGCGTGTCGCCCTCGCCGATGTAGTCGATGCGCTCGAGCAGCTCGTCGACCTTCTTCTCGGAGATCTTGGGGCCCATGCCGTTCACCATCGTCATGACGATGCCGTTCAGCTTTACGTTGATGCGGGTGAAGCCCTTGTCCAAACGCACGAAGTTGGACGAGATGCCGTTCTTCTGGAGCGTCTTGACCAGGTAGTCGCCAGTGAATCCGGCTACGATGCCGAAGGCGACGTTGATTACCTTAAGCTCATTGAGCAGGGTTGAAACATTGATGCCATTTCCGCCACAGTACAGCTCCTCGCTCGAGGACCTGTTCGTGAAGCCCAT
This sequence is a window from Parafannyhessea umbonata. Protein-coding genes within it:
- a CDS encoding ATP-dependent Clp protease proteolytic subunit produces the protein MHNPMNTPLIPYVVEQTPRGERSYDIYSRLLNDRIVFLGEEITRDSANLVIAQLLHLESQDPDKDISLYIDSPGGEVYAGLGILDTMNFIKPDVSTICVGMAASMASVLLAAGTPGKRLALPNSMIMIHQPSSGAQGQQTDIQIVADETKYIREHMNELLAQYTGQSVEKINADTERDNYMRAQEAKEYGLVDKVIASRTEQA
- the tig gene encoding trigger factor produces the protein MNITVTAEKPENGKVVATITVPAAEVDKYVARTYKDISHRYQFQGFRKGHTPRPVIDGIVGRDAVLGQATEDLMNDAQPAMLEELDIVPVESPDYGEDPLAVVEHEDFTATVTVSVPPTCELDSYDAPAINMPPEEATEAEIDQQLEQLMSYHNTYEDVEEDREATKDDVVSLDVEDKVEQKSGLAGTDRQLNLSSAYLPEEFVAGVVGMKKGDQKDIAWTEKQGENERNYEVSVTLKAIKKSVTPELDDEFAKKNFGFDTVAELRDALKEDIENDKKSSLPSLKEDRVVEEIGKHLTLEEVPEAYLNQVFNELGQEVLGQLQRQGISLDMYLAARNIKSQDFVNDLHEQAEERARQSLALDALADKLGLEATDEDVRAEFEKANVDDVDARIEEFKKGGQLPAIRESIRRSKAVDWMVENAPVTVVDEIAEARAKAEGADSEDAE
- the carB gene encoding carbamoyl-phosphate synthase large subunit — encoded protein: MPRREDIHKILIIGSGPIVIGQACEFDYSGTQACRALREAGYEVVLVNSNPATIMTDPETADRTYVEPLTAEAVGRVIRQERPDAILPNMGGQTALNCAIALGESGVLDECGVEVIGCDLDSIRVGEDRELFAKAMGELGLEVADSGFAHSLDDARAVAARLGYPVVIRPSFTLGGAGGGVAHDEGELELIAGQGLSLSPEHEVLVERSIAGWKEIEMEVMRDAQGNGIVICSIENLDPMGVHTGDSITVAPAQTLSDAELQRLRDYSLAILEKVGVATGGSNVQFAVNPTDGRVIVIEMNPRVSRSSALASKATGFPIAKAAALLAVGYTLDEITNDITRATPACFEPSIDYCVVKVPRFAFEKFKGTSETLTTRMKSVGEVMAIGRTFEEALQKALRSLEQGRAGLGMDGVDDLSALGEKDLEERVSTPTPQRIFHVAEALRRGWDVARVHALSGIDAWFLGRIRDIVVAGGRIRELGLAGLGAPTMLAAKQMGFSDEQIAWLTGSSAEVVRALREVEGVCPVVKTVDTCAGEFSARTDYHYLTYEAAPVLGAAPAGEHAEGAKPRVMILSAGPNRIGQGIEFDYCCVHASAALRERGFETVMVNCNPETVSTDYDTSDRLYFEPLTFEDVMNVVEVERPRGVIVTLGGQTPINLAHRLKAAGVPIMGTQPDAIDLAEDRDRFSRLLDRLGVAYPPSSTAQTVDEARSVARSLGFPLLVRPSYVLGGRGMAIVYGDDDLSTYMAAAAHVSPDHPVYLDAFLEDAIELDVDALADGDECYVGSVLEHIEECGIHSGDSACCYPCFSLSDAIVARVRQITRQLALAVGIVGPLNVQYAVKDEQVFVIELNPRASRTVPFSSKASGVSLARCAARVMAGEKIRDLGLPPEDREVGYFAVKEAVMPWSRFPGANVELGPEMRSTGEVMGIARSFPEAYAKTRQAIEYKMPERGTVFVSVCDRDKRAIAPVALALRGLGYDILATRGTAKTLRAAGIECEACQRLSEGHPNAIDEMRSGRITFIINTPHGHDSRGDGSNIREEAVSRGITCVTALSATVALVQALAVVRDRELDVYALQDLR
- the carA gene encoding glutamine-hydrolyzing carbamoyl-phosphate synthase small subunit, which encodes MNPLVSRERPAEALLALEDGTVYRGRSAGAGGEAFGEIVFNTSMAGYQEIVSDPSYAGQIVTLTYPQVGNYGVSAAAMQSGGLALSGLVVRDMCREPSNWQSEGSLTDLLRKGGVVAIEGVDTRALTLRIRSAGAMRAAISTEDLDPRSLVARVCQAPCISSRNFVPDVSTAQEYVVPAAGERRFRVVAYDCGEKRGIADGLAAVGCETVVVPWDTPARRVLALGQDGAAPDGVFFSNGPGDPTQVEATAQAARELMGKVPVFGICLGNQLMALAAGATIEKLPFGHHGGNEPVMNLLTGRVEITAQNHNYGLVFESLGSIVPEESGGFAEHERDLRAWSERHVAPVVMNERFGRVRLTHVNLNDGTPEGVQFLDVPAFSVQYHPEACPGPHDSAYLFTSFARLMAGDLDCLDIDVREGRRF
- the gdhA gene encoding NADP-specific glutamate dehydrogenase — translated: MNYSERVIADLEQRYSDQPEFIQAAKEVLTTLQPALDRHPEYEKAGLLERLVEPERIVIFRVPWVDDSGKVQVNRGYRIQFNSAIGPYKGGLRLHPSVNLSILKFLGFEQVFKNSLTTLPMGGAKGGSDFDPKGKSDSEVMRFCQSFMTELVKHIGPDTDVPAGDIGTGGREIGYMFGQYKRLTNSWQSVLTGKGLSYGGSLARPEATGYGAVYFLLDMLKEKGDSIDGKTIVVSGSGNVAQYAIQKAEQLGGKVVTCSDSNGYVYDPEGIDFDLLCQIKQVERGRIKEYAERKAGVTYHEGERPWGEKCDIAMPCATQNELELDDAKKLVAGGCKYVVEGANMPTSTEATEYVMANGVYFAPGKAANAGGVATSGLEMSQNHEHLSWSFDEVDEKLHGIMDSIYAAASGAAKEYGHEGDLVFGANIAGFLKVADAMMAQGIC
- a CDS encoding diacylglycerol/lipid kinase family protein, with the protein product MNEGLGRTLVIANPAAHSGDGAAAAERVKRFFSSHANATDGFELRLTQAPGDGMRMARVSADFDTIVALGGDGIIHEVANGLMSVASRERPALAVVPVGSGNDFARTIGAATNDPIAALGQILRGRRRELDLGHVASDTGESGYFVQTLSFGLDAAIALDTTYRRAAQTRQKGSGLFATSGVKILSKVRGEASGYPSRVTMDGEKDVRLNSIVFAVQNGPTYGGGFRICPDAEPYDGSLDLCYNVSVPALPHVLALFALARTGRHVGSRAIATRRVRHLHIEFLEREPPCQVDGEPLHGRTYDVEVRPRSLALIAPAQ